In Fervidobacterium thailandense, the genomic window TACCCAGATCGACAAGCCAGGTTCGTTTATAAGGTTCCCAAGTCCCAATGAAAAGAAAAGTAGGAGAAGAACCGATAACGTGAAATGCCGCATCTTCAACAACCTCCAAAAGTTCAAAAAAACAGCCAACGGAACCCGTTGGCGCTTTTCCCGAAATTTTTGATCAACTTATTTGTTTCGTTTTAGGTTAACGATGCGAGAAAGGAAGCTGTTATTAGAATTGCATTCTCATTATTTCCCTGTAAGCGTCGACGATTTTGTTTCGAACTTCAACGGTCAATCTCAACGAGATCGAAGCTTTCTCAGCTTCAACGATGAGTTCGTGTATGTTGCTAATCTTCCCGGTGGCAAAATCATCTGTCATCTTTTCCACCTTTTT contains:
- the fliE gene encoding flagellar hook-basal body complex protein FliE; protein product: MIERVGSGKTFGSVQAKNETVKFESEFGKILSDALKSVNEQQKKVEKMTDDFATGKISNIHELIVEAEKASISLRLTVEVRNKIVDAYREIMRMQF